A single region of the Changchengzhania lutea genome encodes:
- a CDS encoding glycoside hydrolase family 2 protein: MIKSFIIKALLLSPIISVSQDLIINTLNRNVTTLNGTWNYIVDPYETGYYNYRYQPYDQLPEKNNSAFFNNYHAKDKLELVEYNFDKSPTLTVPGDWNSQNDKLFYYEGTIWYKRSFDYSLSDKNNRLYLYFGAINYKAEVYLNGTKLGTHEGGFTPFNFEVTSVIKEKDNYLVVKVDNTRFKEAIPTINTDWWNYGGITRDVKIIEEPSTFIKDYSIQLKKDKNKIINGYIKLDDSKSNENVTLSIPELHINKLLKTDASGNVQFEISSNKINFWSPESPKLYDVYIKTDYQTLKDEIGFRTIETKGPDILLNGKSIFLKGICIHEENAMRGARAYNDADALVALNWAKELGCNYVRLAHYPHNEHIIKLADKMGLMVWEEIPVYWTVDFTNNNSLNNAKNQLSEAITRDKNRAAIIIWSMANETPPSGPRNTFLKSLISHTKSMDTTRLISAALEKHNIDGVNILDDEIGNYLDIVAFNQYTGWYGGSLEEAPNAKWDIKFNKPVVISEFGGGALQGLYGTIKERWTEEYQEYLYQQNLKMIEKIPNIRGTSPWILNDFRSPKRVLPDIQDGWNRKGLISNHGIKKKAFYIMQDFYKKIKKKYE, translated from the coding sequence ATGATAAAGTCCTTTATAATAAAGGCATTACTGTTATCCCCTATTATTAGTGTATCGCAAGACTTAATAATTAATACTTTAAACAGGAATGTAACAACCTTAAACGGTACATGGAACTATATTGTAGACCCTTACGAAACTGGTTACTATAATTATAGATATCAACCATATGATCAACTACCAGAAAAAAATAATTCAGCGTTTTTCAATAATTACCACGCAAAAGACAAATTAGAATTAGTTGAGTACAATTTTGATAAATCTCCTACGCTTACTGTTCCTGGTGATTGGAATTCGCAAAATGATAAATTGTTTTATTACGAAGGTACTATTTGGTATAAACGATCTTTTGATTATAGTCTCTCAGACAAAAACAATCGTTTATACCTTTATTTCGGAGCCATAAATTATAAAGCGGAAGTTTATTTAAACGGAACAAAACTTGGTACTCACGAAGGTGGTTTTACACCTTTCAATTTTGAAGTTACATCTGTAATAAAAGAAAAAGACAACTATTTAGTTGTTAAAGTAGATAATACCCGATTTAAAGAAGCTATCCCAACTATAAATACAGATTGGTGGAATTATGGGGGTATTACCAGAGACGTTAAAATAATTGAAGAGCCATCTACCTTTATTAAGGACTACAGCATTCAACTCAAAAAAGATAAAAACAAAATAATCAATGGCTATATTAAATTAGACGATTCTAAAAGCAATGAAAATGTAACCCTTTCTATCCCTGAATTGCATATTAATAAATTATTAAAGACTGATGCTAGTGGTAATGTGCAATTTGAAATATCATCAAACAAAATAAACTTTTGGTCTCCAGAGTCGCCCAAACTCTATGACGTATACATTAAAACAGATTATCAAACACTAAAAGACGAAATAGGATTTAGAACTATTGAAACCAAAGGACCGGATATTCTTTTAAACGGAAAATCGATTTTTCTAAAAGGCATTTGTATTCATGAAGAAAATGCCATGCGTGGCGCCAGAGCCTATAATGACGCAGATGCATTGGTAGCACTAAATTGGGCTAAAGAATTAGGTTGTAATTATGTAAGATTGGCACATTACCCACATAATGAGCATATAATAAAGCTTGCCGACAAAATGGGGCTAATGGTTTGGGAAGAAATACCAGTGTATTGGACAGTAGATTTTACCAATAACAACTCATTAAACAATGCTAAAAACCAGTTATCAGAAGCCATTACACGAGACAAAAACAGAGCCGCTATTATAATCTGGTCAATGGCGAATGAAACACCTCCATCTGGCCCTAGAAACACATTTTTAAAGTCCTTAATAAGTCATACTAAAAGTATGGATACAACCAGACTTATTAGTGCTGCTTTAGAAAAACATAATATAGATGGTGTAAATATATTGGATGATGAAATAGGTAATTATTTAGACATAGTAGCTTTTAACCAATACACAGGATGGTATGGAGGTTCATTAGAAGAAGCACCAAATGCAAAGTGGGATATCAAGTTTAATAAACCCGTGGTAATTTCAGAGTTTGGCGGTGGCGCTTTACAAGGGCTTTATGGAACAATAAAAGAACGTTGGACTGAAGAATATCAGGAATATTTATACCAACAGAATCTAAAAATGATTGAGAAGATTCCAAATATAAGAGGTACAAGCCCATGGATTTTAAATGACTTTCGATCACCTAAAAGAGTGCTTCCAGATATTCAAGATGGCTGGAATAGAAAAGGACTGATTTCGAATCATGGCATTAAAAAGAAAGCTTTTTATATCATGCAAGATTTTTATAAAAAAATTAAAAAGAAATATGAATAA
- a CDS encoding SusC/RagA family TonB-linked outer membrane protein, with translation MKLELPSKGVKLLFSLFVLLNFGIVTAQSQKTVTGTVLSSEDNMPLPGASVLIKGTNNGTSTDFDGKFILNVTSDSATLIISYIGYQTQEVTVSNEPLIIKLLTDANALDEVVVVGYGTQRKSNLVGSVASVDLDEATVVPTTNVAEMLRGRAAGVQINLADARPGGNSEILIRGKVSLVGNEPLIIVDGVPFDNINDVASDDISSIEVLKDAASTAIYGARAANGVILITTKRGKEGKINVNYHGYTTTQRLTKNFDLFSGEEFADLRREANRDRTTGEFLSDDNIFSEFELEAIANGNFVNWEDLILQDAVLQSHSLSVSSGTESTKIYSSLNYFKQDGLIPSSSFERGTLKLNIDQKISKKLSMQANVNFQTNTQDNESSSIGFISISPLAIPFDENGDLVQRPLGESHFQINPLWNIRESTNETRTTLTDINLTATYNFIPNLSYKLNAFLRNRNAEQGIYRTRLHSQGDEGIDGFATIATKLYKEYLIENIVNYNPQLNESHNLDFTFVNAISERKTNTTSIDKSGFANDNLSYNGAATVLSDPIRNVERRRLVSFLGRARYSFLDKYLFELTTRADASSVFAEDNKWGYFPAAAFAWKMHEESFLKDNESINEMKFRVTYGSTGNEGIDPRESLGVADNLPYVFGGVTSGGFAASTRLPNPNLQWETTTTFNVGLDFGLFNNLLSGTLEYYKANTKDFLLDRFVPGITGFSVTRFNIGEVQNEGFEATLNTNIIKKTDLQWSVGVIFSTNDNKVLKLTGELDEDGIPLELPYTGPNFQQLRLKVGEPINNIWLPQFDGIWQVGDDLTVISPNPLPGDVRVIDQNGDGIIDQKDNIYTSQDPDWFGTITTNFNYKGFELFVDFYIVEGATKRNPFFSNGEFFKGAINGIRIPYYTPENPSTVYPRPRADTASQLFPFSIRDASYSRLRTLTLGYNIPENVVSKIGLKSAKIYGTATNLFTITDYKSYSPENNPNEFPDSKGLTLGVKLGF, from the coding sequence ATGAAATTAGAATTACCCTCAAAAGGAGTAAAACTGCTTTTTTCGCTTTTTGTACTCTTAAATTTTGGGATTGTCACAGCACAATCACAAAAAACAGTCACAGGCACGGTATTATCTTCTGAAGATAACATGCCATTACCCGGAGCTTCCGTCTTAATTAAAGGTACTAATAATGGAACGTCAACAGATTTTGATGGCAAATTCATATTAAATGTAACTTCTGACTCTGCAACATTAATAATTTCTTATATAGGTTATCAAACTCAAGAAGTTACAGTATCCAACGAACCACTGATAATTAAACTATTGACAGATGCAAATGCTCTAGACGAAGTTGTAGTAGTAGGATATGGTACTCAGAGAAAGAGTAATCTAGTTGGCTCTGTTGCAAGTGTAGATTTGGATGAAGCTACGGTTGTTCCAACCACCAATGTTGCGGAAATGTTAAGAGGTAGGGCAGCTGGTGTTCAAATTAATTTAGCTGATGCTCGACCGGGTGGAAATTCAGAAATTTTAATCCGTGGCAAGGTATCTTTAGTAGGAAATGAGCCATTAATTATTGTGGATGGGGTCCCATTTGACAATATTAATGATGTAGCGTCTGATGACATCTCTTCTATCGAGGTCCTAAAAGATGCGGCTTCTACCGCAATTTATGGCGCTAGAGCAGCAAACGGCGTCATACTTATTACTACTAAGAGAGGTAAAGAAGGTAAAATAAATGTGAATTACCATGGTTATACAACCACGCAGCGCTTAACTAAAAACTTTGACCTATTTAGTGGTGAAGAATTTGCTGATTTAAGAAGAGAGGCAAATCGGGATCGAACTACAGGTGAATTTCTGTCTGATGACAATATCTTTAGTGAATTTGAACTAGAAGCCATAGCTAATGGAAATTTCGTGAATTGGGAAGATCTAATTTTACAGGACGCCGTTTTACAAAGCCACTCTTTAAGTGTTTCCAGTGGTACAGAATCGACTAAAATTTATTCAAGTCTTAACTATTTTAAACAAGATGGTTTAATTCCTAGTTCTAGTTTTGAGAGAGGAACTTTAAAACTTAACATTGATCAAAAGATTAGTAAAAAGCTAAGTATGCAGGCAAATGTAAATTTCCAAACTAACACACAAGACAATGAAAGTAGTTCAATAGGCTTTATTTCTATCTCTCCTTTAGCCATCCCTTTTGATGAAAATGGTGATTTGGTTCAAAGACCTTTAGGAGAATCCCATTTTCAAATAAACCCTTTATGGAATATTAGAGAATCTACAAACGAAACGAGAACAACTCTTACTGATATCAATCTTACAGCGACATACAATTTCATACCGAATTTGTCTTATAAGCTAAATGCATTTTTAAGAAATAGAAATGCTGAGCAAGGTATTTATCGTACACGTCTGCATTCACAAGGGGATGAAGGTATTGATGGATTTGCCACTATAGCTACTAAACTTTATAAAGAATATTTAATTGAGAATATTGTAAACTACAATCCACAATTAAACGAATCCCACAACTTAGACTTTACATTTGTAAATGCGATAAGTGAGCGAAAAACCAACACCACTAGCATTGATAAATCAGGTTTTGCTAATGATAACCTTAGTTATAATGGTGCTGCAACAGTTTTATCTGATCCAATAAGAAATGTGGAACGGAGAAGATTAGTTTCTTTTTTAGGTAGAGCAAGATATAGTTTTTTAGACAAATATTTATTTGAATTAACCACTAGAGCAGATGCGTCATCTGTTTTTGCAGAAGATAATAAATGGGGATACTTCCCTGCTGCAGCTTTTGCTTGGAAAATGCATGAAGAATCATTTTTAAAAGATAACGAAAGTATTAACGAAATGAAATTTAGAGTCACTTACGGATCTACGGGTAATGAAGGGATAGATCCTAGAGAATCACTCGGTGTTGCTGATAATTTGCCTTATGTGTTTGGTGGGGTTACATCTGGGGGGTTTGCAGCTTCAACCAGATTACCTAATCCTAATCTTCAATGGGAAACCACCACCACTTTTAATGTAGGACTGGATTTTGGTTTATTCAACAATCTGCTTAGTGGTACCTTAGAATATTATAAAGCCAACACCAAAGATTTTTTATTAGACCGTTTTGTTCCAGGGATTACTGGTTTCTCTGTAACACGTTTTAATATTGGTGAGGTTCAGAATGAAGGTTTTGAAGCAACTCTAAATACGAATATTATTAAAAAAACTGACTTACAATGGTCAGTAGGAGTCATATTTTCAACCAATGACAATAAAGTGCTAAAATTGACAGGTGAATTGGATGAAGATGGTATACCGCTTGAACTTCCATACACGGGGCCAAATTTCCAACAATTACGTTTAAAAGTAGGTGAGCCTATAAATAATATTTGGCTACCTCAATTTGATGGTATTTGGCAAGTAGGTGATGATCTAACAGTCATCTCTCCAAACCCTTTACCTGGAGATGTTAGGGTAATCGATCAAAATGGCGATGGTATAATTGACCAAAAAGATAATATTTATACAAGCCAAGATCCAGATTGGTTTGGTACCATTACAACAAACTTTAATTACAAAGGCTTTGAATTATTTGTAGACTTTTATATTGTAGAAGGTGCAACAAAACGAAATCCTTTCTTTTCGAATGGCGAGTTTTTTAAAGGAGCTATTAATGGGATAAGAATACCATATTATACTCCTGAAAATCCTTCGACTGTATATCCAAGACCAAGGGCAGATACCGCTTCTCAGCTTTTCCCTTTTTCAATTAGAGATGCTTCATATTCGAGACTTAGAACCTTAACATTGGGGTATAATATCCCAGAAAATGTAGTGAGCAAAATAGGTTTAAAAAGTGCTAAGATATATGGTACGGCTACAAACTTATTTACAATAACGGATTACAAATCATATAGCCCGGAAAATAATCCGAATGAGTTTCCAGATTCAAAAGGCTTAACATTGGGTGTTAAATTAGGATTTTAA
- a CDS encoding helix-turn-helix and ligand-binding sensor domain-containing protein, whose amino-acid sequence MKHFIYIKLITTIILVFTIYNADGQEIPPLVKFTPENYGGDKQNWSISQSSNKFIYVANNEGLLEYNGAKWTIFPSPNKTIIRAVLVVGEKIYTGCYMEFGFWEKDKFGKLQYTSLVPKLKEPMIEDEHIWNIITYDQWIVFQTHNRIYFYNTDNEKYTIINSNNIITKIFNVENVIYYHVSNEGVYKIEEGKSKLILEAPMFKDDRVINIFSTQEGQLIQTRESGFYTLINDNVSLWQIPAKDTLQNINVFNSIQLQDKSFILGTIKKGVIYLSKDGEIEYRIDRSNGLSNNTALCLFEDKDNNIWVGLDNGIDCINIKSPISVFNDDKGNIGTVYASTVFNNILYLGTNQGLFYKKAEGQESFKFIEGTAGQVWSLFSFNDELFCGHHSGIFIVNNTTARQISNEPGTWGFRPIPNKKNELLFGNYGGLNVLSKNQGIWKLKNKIQGFNSSARHFEIGKDNDVFISHGYKGLFRLTLNKDFTLVKNLFLDSSIPIGNNSSLIKYKERILYTFEGGIMAYDDFKSRFIKDSILSPLITDLQYTTGKLVVDKTQKLWSFSEDNISYVSSNPITNEFKINRIAIPSRLRKGQIGYENISLVENNKYLLGLTDGYITIDISQFNQQTNESEIELNSISLRDVDANNTNVNLNDFGDFDYSYNTVAFNYSVPEYNKYEIVKYQYKLVGRYNKWSDWIETSEIIFENLSFGNYSFIVRAKIGNKLTNNTISYDFKINRPWYLSNVALLLYLFSLFTISFIIHKAYKNYYKKQHEHKYLEREQLIIRIKNEKLNEAIENKNRELAISTMSIIKKNEVLSSIKKELKNTKKPNNESVIKLIDSNINNNKDWKFLEEAFNNVDKDFLDKVKNAYPEMTPNDLRFCAYLRLNLTSKEIAPLLNISVRSVETRRYRLRKRMNLPHDTSLTDHILKI is encoded by the coding sequence ATGAAACATTTTATATATATAAAGTTAATAACAACTATTATTTTAGTCTTTACAATTTACAATGCGGATGGACAAGAAATCCCTCCATTAGTGAAATTCACTCCTGAAAATTACGGCGGTGATAAACAAAACTGGTCAATTTCCCAATCATCAAATAAATTTATATATGTTGCAAATAACGAAGGCCTTTTAGAATATAATGGAGCTAAATGGACCATATTTCCTTCTCCAAATAAAACAATTATAAGGGCGGTTCTTGTTGTTGGTGAGAAGATCTATACAGGCTGTTACATGGAATTTGGGTTTTGGGAAAAAGACAAGTTTGGAAAATTACAATATACCTCATTAGTTCCAAAGTTGAAAGAACCCATGATTGAAGATGAACATATTTGGAATATTATCACATATGATCAATGGATTGTTTTTCAAACTCATAATAGAATTTATTTTTATAACACTGATAATGAAAAATATACCATTATCAATTCTAATAATATCATTACAAAAATTTTTAATGTTGAAAATGTTATTTATTATCATGTGAGTAATGAAGGCGTATATAAAATTGAAGAAGGAAAATCTAAACTAATTCTTGAAGCTCCTATGTTTAAAGACGATAGGGTAATAAATATATTTTCAACTCAAGAAGGGCAACTTATCCAAACAAGAGAGTCAGGTTTTTACACATTAATAAACGACAATGTGTCTTTATGGCAAATCCCTGCAAAGGATACTCTTCAAAACATAAATGTTTTTAACAGTATTCAACTTCAAGACAAAAGCTTTATACTAGGTACAATAAAAAAAGGTGTTATTTATTTAAGCAAAGATGGAGAAATTGAATATCGAATTGACCGTAGTAATGGACTTAGTAACAATACAGCATTATGCTTATTTGAAGACAAAGATAATAACATATGGGTTGGACTAGATAACGGAATTGATTGTATTAATATAAAATCTCCAATAAGTGTTTTTAATGATGATAAAGGTAATATAGGTACGGTTTATGCATCAACTGTTTTTAACAATATATTATATTTAGGTACTAATCAAGGGTTGTTTTATAAAAAAGCTGAAGGACAAGAATCATTTAAATTTATTGAAGGCACTGCAGGACAGGTCTGGAGTTTATTTTCGTTCAATGACGAGTTATTTTGTGGTCATCATTCTGGGATATTCATCGTAAATAATACTACAGCACGTCAAATATCTAATGAGCCCGGTACTTGGGGTTTTAGACCAATTCCCAACAAAAAAAATGAATTACTATTTGGCAATTATGGAGGCTTGAATGTTTTATCAAAAAATCAAGGAATTTGGAAATTAAAGAATAAGATTCAAGGATTTAATAGCTCTGCTCGACATTTTGAAATAGGTAAAGATAATGATGTTTTTATAAGTCATGGCTATAAGGGATTATTTAGGCTTACACTTAATAAAGATTTCACATTGGTAAAGAACTTATTTTTAGACTCCTCAATTCCCATTGGCAATAATTCAAGCCTCATAAAATATAAAGAACGTATTTTATACACATTCGAGGGAGGTATTATGGCTTATGATGATTTTAAGAGTCGTTTTATAAAAGATTCTATACTTAGTCCTCTTATTACAGATTTACAATATACAACTGGAAAACTTGTTGTGGACAAAACACAGAAACTATGGTCTTTTTCTGAAGACAATATTAGCTACGTAAGTTCAAATCCCATTACCAACGAATTCAAAATCAATAGGATTGCTATTCCTTCAAGGTTAAGAAAAGGACAAATAGGATATGAAAATATTTCACTAGTTGAAAATAATAAATACCTATTAGGTCTTACCGATGGATATATAACTATAGATATTTCCCAGTTTAATCAACAAACAAATGAATCTGAAATAGAATTAAACTCAATCAGCCTAAGAGATGTTGATGCTAACAATACAAATGTAAATTTGAATGATTTTGGAGATTTTGATTATAGCTATAATACTGTAGCATTTAATTATAGTGTTCCAGAATACAATAAATATGAAATAGTAAAATATCAATACAAACTCGTAGGAAGATATAATAAATGGAGTGATTGGATAGAAACATCCGAAATTATTTTTGAAAATTTAAGTTTCGGCAACTATAGTTTCATTGTTAGAGCCAAAATAGGTAATAAATTAACCAATAATACAATAAGCTATGATTTTAAAATTAATCGACCATGGTATTTATCAAATGTTGCTTTGTTATTATATTTATTTAGTTTATTTACTATCTCATTTATTATCCACAAGGCTTATAAGAATTACTATAAAAAACAACACGAACACAAATATCTAGAGAGAGAACAATTAATTATCAGAATTAAAAACGAAAAACTAAATGAGGCTATAGAAAATAAAAATAGAGAGCTGGCAATTTCTACTATGAGTATCATTAAAAAAAATGAAGTGTTGAGTAGCATAAAAAAAGAATTAAAAAATACAAAAAAACCCAATAACGAGTCAGTAATAAAATTAATTGACAGTAACATAAATAATAATAAAGATTGGAAATTTCTTGAAGAAGCCTTCAATAATGTTGACAAAGATTTTTTAGACAAAGTAAAAAATGCCTACCCGGAAATGACACCCAATGATTTACGCTTTTGTGCCTATTTGCGATTAAACCTTACTTCCAAAGAAATTGCACCATTACTTAATATATCTGTAAGAAGTGTTGAAACAAGACGTTACAGACTTAGAAAACGAATGAATTTGCCACATGACACTAGTTTAACTGACCACATCTTAAAAATTTAA
- a CDS encoding IS701 family transposase: protein MNVNNLLDLYTDYLLVTPTYSTATGLSLVTDNSVGHDQITRLLSSKIDSRTLWLEAKAMVQEIKSSDGLLIIDDSIEPKKHTKTNPLINWHYDHCSGKSVKGVNFISSYYYSPKYDMGLPVGVEFVKKDVAVLGKHGKPSFKSKETKNEMMRRMVVQANYNIGFKYVLVDSWFSSSENMSCIAQDCNSDFIMALKPNRVVALSEEDKAQGIYQSIESLTLEERTMSVYLKQYSNPILITKQVFKNGEGSTGTLYLATSDLNLDCQSLTAIYQKRWKVEGFFRSIKNNTAFAKAPTKTIQTQQAHFTASMIAYMKLERLKIRNSKNHYAMKSEIWLTVTKAAWKQLEELSTSNSNFKKIAA, encoded by the coding sequence ATGAATGTTAATAACCTTTTAGACTTATATACTGACTATTTGTTGGTGACGCCCACTTATAGTACAGCAACAGGTTTGTCATTAGTGACAGATAATAGTGTTGGTCATGACCAAATAACACGGTTGTTATCTAGTAAAATAGACTCAAGAACCTTATGGCTAGAAGCTAAAGCTATGGTTCAAGAAATTAAGTCATCAGATGGATTGTTAATTATTGATGATTCCATTGAACCCAAAAAACACACAAAAACCAATCCTTTAATAAATTGGCACTACGACCATTGCAGTGGTAAAAGCGTTAAAGGCGTAAATTTTATAAGCTCCTATTATTATAGTCCTAAGTATGATATGGGTCTTCCTGTAGGTGTTGAGTTTGTAAAGAAAGATGTAGCCGTTTTAGGCAAGCATGGAAAACCTTCTTTTAAAAGTAAAGAAACCAAGAATGAAATGATGCGTCGCATGGTAGTCCAAGCAAACTACAACATAGGTTTTAAGTATGTTTTGGTAGACAGTTGGTTTTCATCATCAGAGAATATGAGCTGTATCGCACAAGACTGCAATTCAGATTTTATAATGGCCCTTAAACCAAACCGGGTCGTAGCATTAAGTGAAGAAGATAAAGCACAAGGCATTTATCAAAGTATTGAATCTTTAACGCTGGAAGAGCGTACTATGTCAGTTTATTTAAAACAATATAGCAACCCTATATTGATAACTAAGCAAGTCTTCAAAAACGGAGAAGGTAGTACTGGTACGCTTTATCTAGCTACAAGTGATTTAAACTTAGATTGCCAGAGTCTTACTGCAATCTATCAAAAACGGTGGAAAGTAGAGGGATTTTTTCGCTCCATTAAAAACAACACCGCTTTTGCCAAAGCACCAACGAAAACAATACAAACACAACAAGCTCATTTTACAGCATCTATGATAGCGTATATGAAACTTGAACGGTTAAAAATTAGAAACAGTAAAAATCATTATGCAATGAAAAGCGAAATATGGCTTACCGTTACTAAAGCAGCTTGGAAACAATTAGAAGAGTTATCAACATCAAATAGCAATTTCAAGAAAATTGCTGCGTAA
- a CDS encoding RagB/SusD family nutrient uptake outer membrane protein, whose protein sequence is MKNLFKNRKCILLICTLFILGSCQEFLEDELLSETSVNFLYSTPEGLETGVIGLYTLNRGLYEQTFWNGAIPLIVQSKSDLVFGRGGEISLFSRLAWGATLGDTGVNGGHGNYWTHYYKLVDRANGIIKGAENLTGIDKAQKNRIIAEAKCMRANSYFTLYRLFNNIFISTEPTTPENAFDKPDNKSSEEEIFALLRSDLDFAIANLEWTTPEFGRFTQASARHIRAKVAMWEGDWSEAAAQTDAIINNGSYSLEPNTAEVFKGGLSRNETLFAIQYERDVIGGGGRNFMNWSSVANCALAPGVLKSLENGGSGAAFMTLNKYVRNLLTEDPNDTRTKNTYYIFQYFFNDPATLPAGKNIGDPLDLYDENSTDRNEFTRFYQRQNPGVLKFLDEEAEPTDRNHIKNIMVYRLAETYLIGAEAHMRSGNNAKALEYINIVRNRSNTASISTIDQEAILDERARELAFEGQRWYTLKRMGVLLEYLQDHMGNDNYNQTYATGDPRLLIQEHMKNWVIPEAQINLLGPNYPQNDGY, encoded by the coding sequence ATGAAAAATTTATTTAAAAATAGAAAGTGCATATTGTTAATATGCACTTTGTTTATCCTCGGATCTTGTCAAGAATTTCTTGAAGACGAGCTACTTTCTGAAACCTCGGTCAATTTCTTATACAGCACCCCTGAAGGGCTTGAAACTGGTGTCATAGGACTATATACACTAAACCGAGGACTATATGAGCAAACCTTTTGGAATGGCGCCATTCCGTTAATAGTACAATCAAAATCAGATTTGGTTTTTGGTAGAGGCGGAGAAATATCTCTATTTAGCAGATTGGCATGGGGTGCAACTCTTGGTGATACGGGAGTTAACGGGGGCCATGGTAATTATTGGACACATTACTACAAATTGGTGGACAGAGCCAACGGCATTATAAAAGGTGCCGAAAATTTAACAGGGATTGATAAAGCTCAAAAAAATAGAATAATTGCAGAAGCTAAATGTATGCGAGCCAATTCATATTTTACCCTTTATAGATTGTTCAACAATATTTTTATTTCAACAGAGCCTACAACTCCAGAAAATGCTTTTGATAAACCAGATAATAAGTCTTCAGAAGAAGAAATATTTGCACTTTTAAGAAGCGATCTTGATTTTGCCATTGCTAATTTAGAATGGACAACTCCAGAGTTTGGTAGGTTTACACAAGCGTCGGCAAGACATATTAGAGCTAAAGTAGCCATGTGGGAAGGAGATTGGAGTGAAGCTGCGGCACAAACTGATGCTATAATTAATAATGGTAGTTATAGTCTAGAGCCAAATACTGCGGAAGTATTTAAAGGTGGTTTAAGCAGAAATGAGACACTTTTTGCTATTCAATATGAAAGAGACGTAATTGGCGGCGGAGGTCGTAATTTCATGAACTGGAGTAGTGTTGCTAATTGTGCTTTAGCACCTGGAGTTTTAAAATCTCTTGAAAACGGAGGTAGTGGTGCAGCTTTTATGACGTTGAACAAATATGTAAGAAACCTTCTTACTGAGGATCCAAATGATACCAGAACTAAAAACACCTATTATATATTCCAATATTTCTTTAATGATCCAGCTACTTTACCTGCTGGAAAGAATATAGGTGACCCTTTAGATTTATATGATGAGAATAGTACAGATAGAAATGAATTTACAAGGTTTTATCAAAGGCAAAATCCAGGGGTTCTTAAATTTCTTGATGAAGAGGCAGAACCTACAGATCGAAATCATATAAAAAATATCATGGTTTATCGTTTAGCGGAAACTTATTTAATTGGTGCAGAAGCGCATATGAGAAGTGGTAATAATGCAAAAGCTTTAGAATATATCAATATTGTTAGAAATAGGTCAAATACGGCAAGTATTTCAACTATAGATCAAGAAGCAATTTTGGATGAAAGAGCAAGGGAATTAGCTTTTGAAGGACAGCGCTGGTACACACTTAAAAGAATGGGAGTATTGTTAGAGTACCTACAAGATCATATGGGCAATGATAATTATAATCAAACCTATGCTACTGGAGATCCTCGTCTATTAATACAGGAGCACATGAAAAACTGGGTTATTCCTGAAGCTCAAATTAATCTTTTGGGACCTAATTATCCTCAAAATGATGGGTATTAA